The Planococcus liqunii genome includes a region encoding these proteins:
- a CDS encoding response regulator: MTKIIIIDDHQLFREGVKRILDFEDSFEVVAEGGDGTEVTKLYEEHRPDVVLMDINMPQKNGVEATGELMENYPDAKVIMLSIHDDESYVTHALKTGALGYMLKEMDAEAIIQAIKVVAKGGSYLHPKVTRNLVMEFRRLSERENKGSFHQTEIRRPYHLLTKRESEVLQLLTDGQSNRVIGETLFISEKTVKNHVSSILQKMQVNDRTQAVVTAIKNGWVEVR, translated from the coding sequence ATGACAAAAATTATTATTATTGATGATCACCAGCTATTCCGCGAAGGGGTAAAACGAATTCTTGACTTTGAAGATTCGTTTGAAGTTGTCGCAGAAGGCGGAGACGGCACAGAAGTGACGAAATTATATGAAGAGCACCGCCCTGATGTGGTATTAATGGATATTAATATGCCGCAGAAAAATGGTGTAGAAGCAACGGGTGAATTGATGGAGAATTACCCGGATGCAAAAGTCATTATGCTGTCAATTCATGATGATGAATCGTATGTTACCCATGCTTTGAAGACCGGGGCGCTTGGCTACATGCTAAAAGAGATGGACGCAGAAGCGATCATCCAAGCCATCAAAGTCGTGGCAAAAGGCGGCTCGTATCTGCATCCAAAAGTGACCCGCAACCTGGTAATGGAGTTCCGCAGATTAAGCGAACGCGAAAACAAGGGTTCGTTCCACCAAACAGAAATCCGTCGGCCTTACCATTTGCTGACGAAACGTGAAAGTGAAGTCCTTCAATTATTGACGGATGGCCAAAGCAACCGGGTAATCGGAGAAACATTGTTCATCTCTGAAAAAACGGTTAAAAACCATGTTTCGAGCATTTTACAAAAAATGCAAGTGAATGACCGCACACAAGCGGTAGTGACAGCGATTAAAA